A segment of the Nitrosopumilus sp. genome:
CTTAAATGAATCTATGAGAATAAAAATTATTTTTGGCGATTTTTTAATCTTTTGTCCATTCTAATTTTGCCTTCCTCAAACTTAATTCGATCATCATCGGTTTTAAGAGACAGCCGTGGAGCAGGAATGGGTTTTCCATTGCTGCCAAGGGATACAAAGGTAACAAAAGCAGTTCCAGTAACGGTTTTAATTCCAGTCACTATATCTTCAGCTTCAGCTTTGACTTCTATTTCCATAGATGATTTATGAACATAGTTTATTCTAGCATTTAATGCGAGAACGTTGCCAACAAAAACAGGTTTCAAAAAATTTACACTGTCCATAGATACTGTAACGGCATTTGATTGAGAATGGCGTTGAGCGACAATTCCGGCAACCATGTCAATATGTTTTAAAATTTCACCACCGAACACGTTTCCAGCAGGATTTGCATCAGATGGGAACATTCTAACAATTACCTCTGCATGTGATTCAGAAGGACATTTTTCATGAATAGCGTGATTTTCTGAGGACATTTTTAATCTTATAGCGATTGAATATTTCATCCAATTTAATTTAACCAGATAATTATAGTTATTTGAAATATTTTTCTAATTTAATTTTGTCAATTTTGGGAATTTTAGCCAATTCAAATCCTTCTGAACGTTTGAAGAGAGATCTAGTTGCATCAATGCCCATTTTTGCTGTTTGTAGTTTACGTTGATCACTAGAAGGATCAAGACTAGATCCACGGACATTTTTAAGAATAACTAAATCTTTATCCGCTTGAAATCTTGTAGCCATAGCATATTCCACAGATTCTGCACTGTTTGGATCAATATCTTCATCAACCACGGTTACTTGTTTTAGTGAACGATGAGATTCAAATGTCTTTTTAATAATTTTTTTAGGATCAGAATCACTTTTCTTTTTAATCTGTACCACAGCATGTAACCAATTACATCCACCATTAGTCATCGATACTTGTTTAATTTGAGAAAACGATTTCTTCAATTCTCCATTTAGCTTTGACTCTATCGGCATCCCCATCAACAAACGATGCTCAGAATAGCCTGAAAGAACATCGTGAAAGATGGGATTATTTCTAAAATAGATGTTTTCAAGTTGAAAAACAGGTTGGGATCTTTTATGATCATATGTTTGAAGCATTTCAACCATCCATTCAGGATGAGTTTTATCACGCAGTATTTTTCCTTCCATTACAATTTCAGAACCAGATGGTACGTTTAATCCTGTGAAAGGGACTTTTGCCAAAGTTAGTTTTCCACCCAGAAGGGAATTGGCAATATCAATTTCATCTCTTCCCCATTCAGCCTGGTATGCACCTGCAATAGAAATTGCCGGATGCACTCCTACTGTAATAGCAATTTTAAGATCTTCTCCATGTTCTTTTGCATCAGTAAAACATCGGTGTAGATGACGACCCTCAACCATCCTAATTGAAAAATGGGTTTTATCAATGGGCATTAATCTGTGAAATGAAGAATTTTGCTTTCCAGTTTCAGGATTTTTGGCATATGCGATAGATGACGTAATAAACGGACCAGACTCCTTTTCAAAATGAGTTACAATGGGCATTGAAAGTAGATTTTTTGATTTATTTTCCATGAATTTACCTAAAGGAATAATTTTTGGTTTTTTAGCTTTTTTAATTGCTGAAATAACTTTTTCATGAATGTTAGATTCTGTGCCACCAACTGCAATACCAAATCGTTTTCTAGTCCCCACCAAGTTAGAAATTAAACGAAAACTACTTTCCTTGATGTTCTCAAACAATACAGCATGTGAACCGTCAACCTTAGCTGTAATTCCAGCAATTTCAAATTTTGTCGAAACAGATGTCGTCACAGTATTGAGTTCCTTAGCTTTTTTAACTTGGGAAATATAGCTTCTTAGATCACTCATTCTCAATCATATCCATAATTTCAGACATTAAGGATTTTGCGGTATCAGGTTCTAATTGTTTTGGAATGAATGTAGAAACTAGAACGATTCCCCTAATCCTAGTACTGATTCGTTCTGCAACAAGTTTTAGAAAAAGGGATTCTGATCTTGATGGAATAATGGTAGTTGTGACGGGTACAGGTCCAGTAGCCAAGGAAACTACCATTGCACCTAACTTGTCAGAACCCTCAGTGACAGAGATAAAGTATCCATTTTCAAATTTTTGAATCTGTAAAGAAAAATTACGACTATCCAAAGTTATCATTTTGTGTAAGAAGTTATTGGAAGTGGTCAATGAGACATGTAAACAAATCTTATACTTTTACTGCTATGGATTCATCAGATTTAGAGGATATAATAGCAGTGTTCTTCTTGCAATTCTTTTCATGTTTATCTGGATAAACAAACAACTTTTCACAATATTGACACGGAGTTTTTTCTTTAGATGTTTTAGTCTTTGATTTTGTTGTTTTAGATTTGACTTTCGTTTTTGCTTTAACTGCAATTTCAGGTACTTCTGATTCAATTTCAGTAGCCGCTTGAGCTTCAATAGAATCAGCCTCGACTCTAGCACGTAATTTTGCTTTGTATTTCAAATTACGCGGTTTTGTTCTTAATCGGTATCCACAACATGGGCACCAAAGTCCTTCCCATTTGATGAATATTTCACAAATCTGACATCTACGTTGTCCTGAAGCATATCGACCAGTACCAACAGGCTTCTGAGCCTTATATCTAACACAAATTCCCTTACAAGTCATCTAGTACAACACATAGAATTAATTAGTATATAAGCATGGATCGATAAAATATTGAAAAAACATCATTAAAAACTATAAGTATTATAAAATTATTGGAGAATAAAATTAATTTTACAAAAAAAATAAAGAATTTTAAATAAATATGCATATCCCAACTGAGATCAATTTTTTCAAAAAATCATATGCTCATCCTAAGAGTTGAATTGAGAATAATCATTTGTAAAAAACCCAATTGTCATATCTTTTACAATTATGTCAATCAAACAAAAGAATAAAAAAGATGACATAGTATGTTTTCATCAACTTATAGTAAAAAAAAATTTTTGCCCACAGTAAATACTTGACATAAATATTCAAATTAAATCAACATGCACTCAAAAATATTTAATTTTCAATTTAAACGATATTTTAGACAAATTGAATTTTACAAAATCTAACAATCACAAAATTTAGAAAAATGTTTCTGAATCATACTTAGTGTTGTGATAAAATCCATATTAAAAAAATAGCAATCATATTCACCACCATAAATTTGAAATAAATTGATGAATTTCAATTAATCAAATACCATTCACAATTTCCAACATAACATCTAAAATATTACAAGCATTCTGAGAATTTCGGGTCATTCAAGTTTTAGATTCAATTACTATTTTCTTTCAAGTAATATTTTTCATAATGCCATGACGTTCACATTCATTTAACAAGATCCTTTTTTATTTCATTTATACATAATTGCTTAATGTTGATAATTTTTTATCATGGCAATTTTTTAACCATTTTTATTTTGCATCGAAAAATCAATTGATTTTCATTCTAATGCTCTAAATTCTATTTTTTGGCAAAGAATAGAGCATTTACACAAATTGTAGATTTTGATTGCCCATTACAATCCACATACCGACATTATTTGAAACATTAAAGAATTGCATAAAAAATGAATGAACTCAGGAATTAAGCCTTTAAAACAGTAGCAACCACATGCTTAACTGCTTCATCAAAATTAGCATCTATGCTAGATTGTATTTCAGATAATTTTGCATCGCCGGCTTGAGAGATTTCAATAGATTCAGCCGTTGCTTTTTCTTTAGATGCATTGATAATTATTTCAGCTTCTTTCGTAGCTATTTCTCGAATTTTTACCAATAGATTGTCAATCTCAGTTTGAGCCTTCACAGAAAGCTGTTTTTTCATATCACCCACTTTGCTGTTTAAAGAATCTAAATCATCTTCTAAGAGATTCAAAGATTTTATAATTCCAGTAACTTTTGATTCAGCCATACCACTCATTATATCTCCAATCTAATAATTCCATTACTTAAATCATTCATTTCCAATGCATTTTTAGGCACAAAAAATCAGTAATTAGCCAGAAGTTAGCAGTAAAATGGCTCTTGCAAGATCGCCCTCAGCCTCTTCTAAAGCATTTTTGGCCTTTTCTTCATCAACTCCGGCCTGCTGACTAACTAACTGAATATCTTCATCAGAGAAAATTGGAACCTCTAGTTCTCGTTCATCATAACTATCTGCAGTTACCGTAAAAATTGAATTGTCTTTCGCTTTCATTTCAGTGACAGATGGTTTTGAAATAATGATCTCCTTCTTATCAGTCTTAATTATAACCTCTTGAACATTTGAGAGCTCGTTCATATCTAAACCCATTTTATCCATCATTCGTCGCATTTCACGATTTCCGCCCCGCATCATGATTCTGTTTCCTCTTTTCGACTTTTTAAACTATCTCTGACCTTCACTGCCACTCCCATATCAAAATTAGAAATCATTTCAGAAGATAAAATGGCCTTTCCAACAGCAATTACCTGATTTTTGAATAAAATCGGAGTATCTGCAGAAATATGTACTCTTTTTCCACACCATGTCACATGTTTACAAAATACGGATCGGCCTACCTCGACAAAGGGGGCAGCATCCTCATTTATCTCAAGGCAGTTTTCTTTGAACGTTTTACTTTTCAATAACATTTGGGCAAAATAGATACTAATAGTCAAGCCCCCATCAATTCTCAAAGTGCATAGTAATTTTCCCTCATACGAAACCATCCTTATCCTTCCAGTTTTTCGTGAAAATGTCATTTCAATATTTTTTGGTAATTGCTTTGAGACGCCATTTCCAAATAATGCATCAAGTGAATGTTGAAGCTTTATCACATGATCCATACACATAATACAATTTTTTTCTAAATATTAGTTCAATGCTAAACCATATATCAAAGATTAAACTATATAGAGTTATTTTTCCTCTTTAGTCTATGGAAGAGGGTGAAGAAACTAGAAAAATTCAATTCACTGGAAAATCATCATACATAGTTTCATTGCCAAAGCAATGGGTGGTAGGATTAGGCCTAAAACAAGGAGATCAAATACGAATGGTTCGAAAAGGATCATCCAGACTGGAACTTTATCCACCAAAATTTGAATCGCGTATCATAAAAAAAGAGGATGCAGTGATAGAGATTAGCAATGTAGAAGAGGCACCCTCAATCATTAGAAAACTAATTTCGTTGTATTTTTTAGGATTTAAGACGATAATGGTCAGGCCTAAAAATGACAGATTAAGTGCACATCAAAGAAATTCAGTAAAAGGAGCTGTTAAACGAATGCTGATGGGTTCGGAGATTACTGCAGATTCAAGTAGAGGGATCACAATTCAGGTTCTCGTCAATTTACTAGAATTGTCAGTAGACGACGCATTCAAACGAATGATTCACTTGGCAAAGTCAATGTCAAGTGATGCTATTTTGGCAGTTAAGGAAAATAATTTAGAATTAGCGCAAGAAGTTATCAATACAGATGATGAGGTAGATAGGTTTGGATTTTATATCATTCGCCAGTTAAAGATTGCCATACAAAGTGAACACATGTTGAAGGAGATGGGTTTTAGAAATGCCAGAAACTGTTTAGGATATAGACTAGTCGTAAAGAATATAGAAAGAACCGGAGATCATGCAGCGTTTATTGCAAGAGATGTTTTAGAATTTAAGAAACCTGTAAAAAAAGAGATTTTACAAAAGTTGCATGACATGAATGAATTTTGTTTGTCTGTATTGGATGACTCATGTCTAGCGTTATTCAAAGAAGATTACTATCAGGCAGAGAAGGCCATAGTAAAGATAGAACAAATTACTAAATTTGAGAAAAAAGTTAGAGATGTCTCAAAATCATTAAAAGACGATGAAGATGTTTACAGGATTAGAAGAATGACTGAAAATATCAGAAGAGTTTCGGAGTATGCTAGCGACATTGCTGAAATTGTGTTGAACATGAACATAGAAAAAACACTAAAAAAATCTGATTAATTTCCAAAAAATGTCCAATACAATTATCTTAGATTCGATTATGAAAAGGAATTAGAGTGAATTCTGCAATTTTAATCACATATGATCAAGAAGATTCGATTAATGAGGCCAAAGGACTGTGTAATGCGGCAGGATATGAAGTAGTTCACATTATCAAACAAAATTTTCTTCAGAAACCAAAGTATGGAATCAGTGGAGGAGTGGTAGAAGAATTAGAAGAAATATCAGAAAAGGTTAGACCAGATATAATCATATTTGATGAAATCCTAAAACCAAGTCAAAACTACAATCTTGCCACAGTATTACACAGAGAAGTATTAGATAGAGAAGGACTAATTCTAGAGATTTTTGAAAGTAGAGCTTCAAGTGCAGAGTCAAAATTGCAAGTCAAATTGGCACAATTAAGATACGAAATGGTAAGAGCCAAAGAAAAAGTTAGACTTGCAAATATGGGAGAACAGCCGGGATTTATGGGAATAGGTAAGTTCGAAGTTGATGTGTATTATAATGACATCAAACATAGAATGCAAACCGTTAGATCAAAGCTTGAAAAAGCTGGAAAGCAGAGAGAGCTTCACAGACAGGGAAGAAAGAGAATGGGATTCAAGACCGTCTCGCTTGCAGGGTATACATCTGCAGGAAAGACAACATTGTTTAACAAAGTTACAGGTGAAGTAAGAAGTCAGAGTAAAGAACTTTTTACAACTCTTACTACGACTACACGAAGACTGATGATTTCTCAAGAGCCATTTTTGATTGCAGATACAGTCGGATTCATTAGTAAATTGCCCGCATACATGATTGACGCATTCAAATCAACTCTAGAAGAACTGATACATACTGATGTGATAATTCTGGTAATTGACATTAATGATTCAATTTCAGAGTTAAAAAAGAAATTTTCTAGTTGTATGAAAACTCTAAATGAATTAGGAGTAGAGAAAAACAAAATAATTTATGCTCTGAAAAAAGCAGATTTATTGAAAGATGAGGAAGTTGAACGAAAAATTAAATTCCTTAATTTAAGTGAAGATGAAAAACTGGTTTCAATATCTTCAAAAACTGGAAAAAATGTTAAACAATTAAAAGAATTAATCAAAGACATAACAGAAAATCAAAGTTATCATAAACCAAAATACAATGCATGGAAAGGAGTAGAAAAAACATTTGGTAATTGAAGTAGTTCGAATCGGACAACGTCTAGTAAGAGATAATAGGGTAACAACCCATGTAGCTCTGGTTTCCAGAGGATTTGGTGCAGAGAAAATTTTCATGACCGAGATAAATCCAGAAATCAAAGATACTATCGAAAAGATCAACAATACATGGGGAGGTAACTTTGAGATTGAGTTTATTGAAAAGTGGAAAACCATCGTAAAAAAGAAAAAAAATGAAGGATTCAAAATTGTACATCTTTCAATGTATGGTGAAGACATTGACGATGTACAAGAAAATCTTAGAAATGAAGAAAATATCGTTATTGTGGTAGGCGCCGAAAAAGTTCCAAGAGAAATTTATGAATTGGCAGACTACAATGTAGCAATAGGCAGTCAACCTCATTCTGAAATTAGTGCATTAGCAATAACTTTAGATCGAATACAGAAAGGCGAACAATTCAAAAAAGAGTTTTCAGATGCAAAAAGAAAGATCATACCCACAAAAAAGGGCAAAAATGTAGAAGTTAAAGAAACAAGGGATTAATAATAGAAAATTAGAACTCATTTGAGTTGGTAGATAGATACGAAGATCCTTTCATTCGAATCGCTTCAATGATTGGAGGAGACGAATATCTCAAAGTTGCAAGATCTTTATTGAAAGCTGAAGACGCCACAGATGAAGAAATCGCAAGTTCCACAGGCCTTAGAATCAACATGGTAAGAAAAGTCTTGTACGATCTATTCGGAAAATCACTCATTACAGGAATCAGAGTCAAAGACGAGAGAAAAGGCTGGTTTGTCTATAGATGGAGAACTAGAAGAGAAGAAGTAGAACATTTTATTGAAAATCAAAAGAAGAAAATTGGCGAAAGACTACAACAAAGGTTAGATTTTGAAAATGCTTCAGATTTCTATCATTGTGGTAATGAAGATTGTCCAAGAGTTACATTTGAAAATGCACTTGATGAAATGTTCAAATGTCCATCATGCCAAAATGTGTTAAATCTAAAAAAGAATGACAAATCCAGAAAAGCATATTCAAAAAAAGTTGACGAAATTAAAAAAGACATGCAACAAACATTCTGATTAAAACCAGAACGTATGTCTAAAATGAAATATCAAGATTAGTTTTGTAATTTAGACAGTATAAAGAATTTGAAAAAATACACAGCATGTTAAATAGGAGAAGTCGTTTAAGCAAACCCTGAACCAAATTATCACTGTAAATCCAGCCACGGGTGAAGAAATCACAAAATATTTCCCAATGGATAAATCTCAAGTTTTTGAATTAGTAAGAAAGGCAAAAAGGGCATATCCAGAATGGAAAAAAGATTATGAAAAACGTAAAAGCTACATTTACAATTTGGTAGAATACCTAAAGAAAAACAAAACAACACTTGCAAAAGTTGCAACATCGGAAATGGGTAAACCTCTCAAAGAATCAATTGGAGAGATTGAAAAATGTGCTTGGGCATTGGAATTTTATGCAGATAACGGAGATAGTTTTCTTGCGGATGAAGTATTAAACACAGATGCACGAAAGAGTTTTCTAACATTTGAACCGTTAGGAGTAATTGGCTCAATCATGCCTTGGAATTTTCCTTATTGGCAAGCATTGAGATTTGCGGCTCCATGTTTAATGGCAGGCAACGTCATCGTAATGAAACCTGCTAGGATAACCATGCAGTCAGGCATTGAGATCGAGAAAGCATTCACTGAATCAGGAATGCCAGACGGTATTTTTCAAACGGTGGTAGGAAGCGTTGAATCCGCAAATCATCTAATTGATTCAGATGTGAATGCCGTAACATTTACCGGAAGTACAAATGCGGGAGCAAAAGTAGGAGAAAGATCCGCAAGACATTTGAAAAAATGCGTGTTAGAGTTAGGTGGTAGTGATCCATTCATAGTGTTGGATGATGCAATTATTGAAAAAGCTGCAGAAGGTGCAGTGAAGGGCAGATTCATCAATTGTGGTCAAAGTTGTGTGGCCTCAAAAAGGTTTTTTGTTGGAAAAAATATAGCTAAAGATTTCATCGAGTTGTTTATTAAAAAAACATCACAACTCAAGATGGGGGATCCAATGTCTGCTGAAACAGACATTGGACCACTCTCAAGTAAGAACGGACTAGAAACAATTTCTGGAATAGTGGAAGATGCAAAAGAGAAAGGTGCTGAAATTCTTCTAGGAGGTTCCAAAACGGAAGAAAAAGGATTCTTTTACAAACCAACAATCCTTACAAATGTAAAATCAAATATGAGAATAGCAAATGAAGAAACTTTTGGACCAGTTGCACCAATTACAATAGTTGAAAATGAAAGTGAGGCAATAAAACTAGCTAATGAAAGTGAATTTGGACTAGGTGCAAGCATCTGGACAAAAGATCTTGCAAAAGCAGATAAAATATCCAGAAGAATTGAATCAGGAATTGTAAGTGTCAATAATGTTGTAATTTCAGATCCTAGAATTCCGTTTGGAGGGATAAAACATAGTGGATTTGGAAGAGAATTATCAAGATACGGTATGTTAGAATTTGTAAACATGAAATCAGTTCGATTTTATGACAATTTAACACATAACCACTATGTAGAATAGACACATTATTTCAAAAAGAAAAAGATAGAATTAGCCCTATTCAAATTCCTCATCTTCGTCATCACCGCATTCTTCCAGTTCAACATAAGTGGGATTATTATCATCATCAAAATAAATCTCAATACAGATACCAGAGGCCAAAGTAGATGCCAAAGTTTCCACCAATTCTTTTGGAAAATTGCTCAATCGACTTGGATCCGATGAATTCCTATATTCAATAACTTCATTTTCATGATGAAAATCAATTTCAATATCACCATTAGAAAATTTCCTGACGCCCGTTACTTGGCCGAATAAACTATGAGACATGTTAACTGCTTTGTTGAGAAACATCTTTTGTAAGATTTTCAGCTAGCTGTTCATAATGTTCTCTAGTTTTTCCAAGACCTTCAAGTTTGGATTTTTCAATTTCATTTAGTTCTTTATCCACTTTTTCTGAAACGTATTGAAGTCGCGCTTCAGCCATCATGAACAATTTGTTGTTTTCTTTCCAAAGATGTTCAGTGATATGTTCAACATATTCTTGCATATCACTAACTAATTTTGTAGAACTTCCGGATGAAAGATATTCTTTTGCAGATTCTTCCATCCGAATTCCAATTTCTCTCGAACGCTGATGATCAATTAACATCATTGCGATAGGACCCATATTACTAGGCATTCCAGCTTTTTCTAGAGCAGGAAACAATGATTTTTCCTCTTTACTGTGATGACAAACATCTGTGAAGTTTTTTGAGAAGTCAATTACAGGCAATAAGATAGATTCAGGAATTTGTTTATCATCGTTTAGTAATTGAATTGTAGATTCCATTGCTTTGATAACTTTTTCAATTAATTCATGATCACGCCTTAAGGATGTAGTAGACATAATAATATCGAATTAAATCCAATATCTATATCTTTTTTTTATATTAAGAAAAATAATTAAAAGATAGAAATGAGTTAACAATTGTACGTTACCAAATTGATTTAACGATTAGCAAGGCTTTGTGATTTAACAAATGCCCAAATCTTTTTAGTCATTTCACTTGGTGCAATTGATTTCTTTCCAAATACTTGTTCTACAGTCTCATTACGTCCTGCAAAATTGATTGCATACCCACCAAATGCTGGTTTTTTAGATTTTGGGGCAGCCTTCTTTTTTGGGGCAGCCTTCTTTTTTGGGGCAGCCTTCTTGGTTGTAGCTTTTACTTTTGTTGTGATTTTCTTTTTTATTGCCAATTTCTTGTAATTTTATTCCGAAGAAAGTATAATAACTTACACTTTTACATAATTCAAAACAAGGTGATTTTTGAGTTTCCTAGTAGATTTAAGTCGCAGATTGGGGGATTTTGAAATTTTGCTAAATCCATCACCTTGGACAAATGATATTGCATCATCGCCTCCAAGAAGAAAAGGAGAAAGAGTGATAATTAATTCATCAAAAAGATTTTGTCTTATAAATTCCCAGTTTGTTGTGCCACCACCTTCAACCAAAATTGATGAAATTTTTTTATCCAGGAGTTTTTTCAATAATGATTTTATATTTACAGATCTTTCACCAGTAATGATTACATCCACAGGGAATTTACGTAGTCTTTCAAGGTTAGACTTGGCTATTGTTTTTGATACGGCTATAATTGTAGGCACTTGTTCGGATGTTTGTAATATTTTAGATTTTGAAGATATATTGCCTTTGGAATCCAAAATTATTCGAATGGGATTTTTTCCACGTGTATGACGTACAGTTAACAGAGGATTATCTTGCAATACAGTATTCTTTCCAATTAAAATTCCATCCACTTTAGATCGTAGTTTATGAAGTCTAACGCAATCCTGATCTGAAGAGAATTTTGAATCTCCTGTTTTTGTAGCAATCTTTCCATCAATAGATATTGCAGCACTTAGAATAACATATGGTTTACTAGATTTTTCCATGAACAATTTTTCCCCCTATCATTACCGCTTTGATTGCAGATTCTGATGCTCGATGAACAATTGATGCGTATGGATCGTGCATTGGTTCCAGATCTAACGCATGTTTATCTAGAAAAATACAATCAGCAAATTTCCCAGATTCAATTGCTCCAATATTTTTTTTCAGAATTTTTCCCCCATTTACTGTGGCCATCTTTAGAATTTCTTTAGGATCAATTCTTTTTTTATGAATCCCCATGGTAACTTTCCAAATAAAATCCATCTCTCTAAACATATCAGGGGAATTTATCATTACGTTATCTGTTCCCAAGGCTACTGTACAACCAGACTTTCGCATTAATTCTATGTCAGGAATTCCTTCAGCAAGAGAAGAATTTGCTCTGGGACAGACTACAATTCCTCGAATTTTTTTGGATGCCATTTCAAGATCAGTTTTTGAAGCATAAGTCATATGAACTAAGAAATCAGGCTTTAAAGATAAGGCTCTAGTTGTTTCTGATTTTCCAGTCATCTTATTTGATTTAGCAGTACTTTCTCTGGTCTCTGAAGAATGAATAGCTCTGAGTTTTGGTACTTTTGAATAGTAAT
Coding sequences within it:
- a CDS encoding aldehyde dehydrogenase family protein; this encodes MNQIITVNPATGEEITKYFPMDKSQVFELVRKAKRAYPEWKKDYEKRKSYIYNLVEYLKKNKTTLAKVATSEMGKPLKESIGEIEKCAWALEFYADNGDSFLADEVLNTDARKSFLTFEPLGVIGSIMPWNFPYWQALRFAAPCLMAGNVIVMKPARITMQSGIEIEKAFTESGMPDGIFQTVVGSVESANHLIDSDVNAVTFTGSTNAGAKVGERSARHLKKCVLELGGSDPFIVLDDAIIEKAAEGAVKGRFINCGQSCVASKRFFVGKNIAKDFIELFIKKTSQLKMGDPMSAETDIGPLSSKNGLETISGIVEDAKEKGAEILLGGSKTEEKGFFYKPTILTNVKSNMRIANEETFGPVAPITIVENESEAIKLANESEFGLGASIWTKDLAKADKISRRIESGIVSVNNVVISDPRIPFGGIKHSGFGRELSRYGMLEFVNMKSVRFYDNLTHNHYVE
- a CDS encoding tRNA (cytidine(56)-2'-O)-methyltransferase; its protein translation is MVIEVVRIGQRLVRDNRVTTHVALVSRGFGAEKIFMTEINPEIKDTIEKINNTWGGNFEIEFIEKWKTIVKKKKNEGFKIVHLSMYGEDIDDVQENLRNEENIVIVVGAEKVPREIYELADYNVAIGSQPHSEISALAITLDRIQKGEQFKKEFSDAKRKIIPTKKGKNVEVKETRD
- a CDS encoding PhoU family transcriptional regulator — encoded protein: MEEGEETRKIQFTGKSSYIVSLPKQWVVGLGLKQGDQIRMVRKGSSRLELYPPKFESRIIKKEDAVIEISNVEEAPSIIRKLISLYFLGFKTIMVRPKNDRLSAHQRNSVKGAVKRMLMGSEITADSSRGITIQVLVNLLELSVDDAFKRMIHLAKSMSSDAILAVKENNLELAQEVINTDDEVDRFGFYIIRQLKIAIQSEHMLKEMGFRNARNCLGYRLVVKNIERTGDHAAFIARDVLEFKKPVKKEILQKLHDMNEFCLSVLDDSCLALFKEDYYQAEKAIVKIEQITKFEKKVRDVSKSLKDDEDVYRIRRMTENIRRVSEYASDIAEIVLNMNIEKTLKKSD
- a CDS encoding queuine tRNA-ribosyltransferase, with the protein product MDHVIKLQHSLDALFGNGVSKQLPKNIEMTFSRKTGRIRMVSYEGKLLCTLRIDGGLTISIYFAQMLLKSKTFKENCLEINEDAAPFVEVGRSVFCKHVTWCGKRVHISADTPILFKNQVIAVGKAILSSEMISNFDMGVAVKVRDSLKSRKEETES
- a CDS encoding 2,5-diamino-6-(ribosylamino)-4(3H)-pyrimidinone 5'-phosphate reductase; the protein is MEKSSKPYVILSAAISIDGKIATKTGDSKFSSDQDCVRLHKLRSKVDGILIGKNTVLQDNPLLTVRHTRGKNPIRIILDSKGNISSKSKILQTSEQVPTIIAVSKTIAKSNLERLRKFPVDVIITGERSVNIKSLLKKLLDKKISSILVEGGGTTNWEFIRQNLFDELIITLSPFLLGGDDAISFVQGDGFSKISKSPNLRLKSTRKLKNHLVLNYVKV
- a CDS encoding acyl-CoA thioesterase, yielding MSSENHAIHEKCPSESHAEVIVRMFPSDANPAGNVFGGEILKHIDMVAGIVAQRHSQSNAVTVSMDSVNFLKPVFVGNVLALNARINYVHKSSMEIEVKAEAEDIVTGIKTVTGTAFVTFVSLGSNGKPIPAPRLSLKTDDDRIKFEEGKIRMDKRLKNRQK
- a CDS encoding cation-binding protein, which translates into the protein MSTTSLRRDHELIEKVIKAMESTIQLLNDDKQIPESILLPVIDFSKNFTDVCHHSKEEKSLFPALEKAGMPSNMGPIAMMLIDHQRSREIGIRMEESAKEYLSSGSSTKLVSDMQEYVEHITEHLWKENNKLFMMAEARLQYVSEKVDKELNEIEKSKLEGLGKTREHYEQLAENLTKDVSQQSS
- a CDS encoding transcription factor; its protein translation is MMRGGNREMRRMMDKMGLDMNELSNVQEVIIKTDKKEIIISKPSVTEMKAKDNSIFTVTADSYDERELEVPIFSDEDIQLVSQQAGVDEEKAKNALEEAEGDLARAILLLTSG
- a CDS encoding UbiD family decarboxylase, with translation MSDLRSYISQVKKAKELNTVTTSVSTKFEIAGITAKVDGSHAVLFENIKESSFRLISNLVGTRKRFGIAVGGTESNIHEKVISAIKKAKKPKIIPLGKFMENKSKNLLSMPIVTHFEKESGPFITSSIAYAKNPETGKQNSSFHRLMPIDKTHFSIRMVEGRHLHRCFTDAKEHGEDLKIAITVGVHPAISIAGAYQAEWGRDEIDIANSLLGGKLTLAKVPFTGLNVPSGSEIVMEGKILRDKTHPEWMVEMLQTYDHKRSQPVFQLENIYFRNNPIFHDVLSGYSEHRLLMGMPIESKLNGELKKSFSQIKQVSMTNGGCNWLHAVVQIKKKSDSDPKKIIKKTFESHRSLKQVTVVDEDIDPNSAESVEYAMATRFQADKDLVILKNVRGSSLDPSSDQRKLQTAKMGIDATRSLFKRSEGFELAKIPKIDKIKLEKYFK
- a CDS encoding transcription factor: MVDRYEDPFIRIASMIGGDEYLKVARSLLKAEDATDEEIASSTGLRINMVRKVLYDLFGKSLITGIRVKDERKGWFVYRWRTRREEVEHFIENQKKKIGERLQQRLDFENASDFYHCGNEDCPRVTFENALDEMFKCPSCQNVLNLKKNDKSRKAYSKKVDEIKKDMQQTF
- the hflX gene encoding GTPase HflX; amino-acid sequence: MNSAILITYDQEDSINEAKGLCNAAGYEVVHIIKQNFLQKPKYGISGGVVEELEEISEKVRPDIIIFDEILKPSQNYNLATVLHREVLDREGLILEIFESRASSAESKLQVKLAQLRYEMVRAKEKVRLANMGEQPGFMGIGKFEVDVYYNDIKHRMQTVRSKLEKAGKQRELHRQGRKRMGFKTVSLAGYTSAGKTTLFNKVTGEVRSQSKELFTTLTTTTRRLMISQEPFLIADTVGFISKLPAYMIDAFKSTLEELIHTDVIILVIDINDSISELKKKFSSCMKTLNELGVEKNKIIYALKKADLLKDEEVERKIKFLNLSEDEKLVSISSKTGKNVKQLKELIKDITENQSYHKPKYNAWKGVEKTFGN